One genomic region from Streptomyces sp. NBC_00457 encodes:
- a CDS encoding NAD(P)-binding domain-containing protein, giving the protein MNNTEVVVIGAGQAGLAGAYHLRRTGFEPDRDFVILDHSPGPGGAWQFRWPSLTYGKVHGMHALPGMELTGADPARPSSEVITEYFDRYERTFDLRVRRPVDVHAVREGDAGRLLVETSDGVWSTRALINATGTWDRPFWPRYRGQETFRGRQLHTAQYPGPEEFAGLRVVVVGGGASGTQHLLEIAPYAAATTWVTRRPPVFREGPFDEDAGRAAVALVEERVRQGLPPRSVVSVTGLPLNDAIRQGLADGVLDRQPMFDRITPDGVAWNDGRHVPADIILWATGFRPAVDHLTPLKLREPGGGIRLDGTRAVADPRVHLVGYGPSASTIGANRAGRAAVRDIRRLLAEEPVAA; this is encoded by the coding sequence GTGAACAACACCGAGGTAGTCGTCATAGGCGCCGGCCAGGCAGGTCTGGCCGGCGCCTATCACCTGCGGCGCACCGGATTCGAGCCGGACCGGGACTTCGTGATTCTCGACCACTCCCCCGGGCCCGGGGGCGCCTGGCAGTTCCGGTGGCCTTCGCTGACGTACGGCAAGGTGCACGGGATGCATGCGCTGCCCGGGATGGAGCTCACGGGCGCCGACCCGGCGCGGCCGTCCTCCGAGGTCATCACCGAGTACTTCGACAGATACGAGCGCACCTTCGATCTGCGGGTACGGCGGCCCGTCGATGTCCACGCCGTGCGCGAGGGCGACGCGGGGCGGCTGCTCGTGGAGACCTCGGACGGTGTGTGGTCGACCCGGGCGCTGATCAACGCGACGGGAACCTGGGACCGGCCGTTCTGGCCGCGCTATCGCGGTCAGGAGACCTTCCGGGGGCGGCAGTTGCACACCGCGCAGTATCCGGGACCGGAGGAGTTCGCCGGGCTGCGGGTCGTCGTGGTGGGTGGAGGTGCGTCCGGTACCCAGCATCTGCTGGAGATCGCCCCGTACGCGGCGGCCACGACCTGGGTCACCCGACGGCCGCCGGTCTTCCGCGAGGGGCCCTTCGACGAGGACGCCGGTCGTGCGGCGGTCGCGCTGGTGGAGGAGCGGGTGCGGCAGGGGCTGCCGCCGCGGAGTGTGGTCTCCGTGACGGGGCTGCCGTTGAACGACGCGATTCGGCAGGGGCTCGCGGACGGGGTCCTTGACCGGCAGCCTATGTTCGACCGGATCACCCCGGACGGGGTGGCGTGGAACGACGGGCGGCACGTGCCCGCCGACATCATCCTGTGGGCGACCGGATTCCGGCCCGCCGTCGACCATCTGACACCGCTGAAGCTGCGTGAGCCGGGCGGTGGGATCCGGCTCGACGGGACCCGCGCGGTCGCCGATCCGCGGGTCCATCTGGTCGGCTACGGTCCGTCGGCGAGCACCATCGGTGCCAACCGGGCGGGCCGTGCGGCCGTGCGGGACATCAGGCGGCTGCTCGCCGAGGAGCCGGTCGCTGCGTGA
- a CDS encoding putative leader peptide, whose amino-acid sequence MLRSALLTTRGHIDLLRVASAACRRGC is encoded by the coding sequence ATGTTGCGTTCAGCCCTGCTCACCACGCGCGGTCACATCGACCTGCTGCGGGTGGCCTCTGCCGCGTGTCGCCGCGGCTGCTGA
- a CDS encoding ABC transporter ATP-binding protein, with amino-acid sequence MATDVHRPVNPKVSPQSPQAVHVDGLTRSFDGRAVIDRLRLDVRPGEFVALLGRSGCGKSTLLRILAGLDRDIEGTVLVPRRKAVAFQAPRLMPWKKVWRNVLLGLPGKPGRAVAEQALKEVGLDHRTDAWPKTLSGGEAQRASLARALVREPDLLLLDEPFGALDALTRIKAQRLVGELWQRRGCAVLLVTHDVEEAVLLADRVLVMDDGVIAHEQEIDLDRPRDITDPRFAELRAGLLERLGVDTAAEAA; translated from the coding sequence ATGGCGACCGACGTTCACCGGCCGGTGAACCCCAAGGTGAGTCCTCAGTCCCCTCAGGCCGTGCACGTCGATGGGCTGACCCGCTCCTTCGACGGGCGTGCCGTCATCGACCGGCTCCGACTCGACGTCCGGCCGGGCGAATTCGTCGCCCTCCTCGGCCGCAGCGGCTGCGGCAAGTCCACCTTGCTGCGCATCCTCGCCGGGCTCGACCGCGACATCGAGGGCACCGTCCTGGTGCCGCGCCGCAAGGCCGTCGCCTTCCAGGCGCCGCGGCTCATGCCGTGGAAGAAGGTGTGGCGCAACGTCCTGCTCGGCCTTCCGGGCAAGCCCGGCCGTGCCGTCGCCGAGCAGGCGCTCAAGGAGGTCGGCCTGGACCACCGTACGGACGCCTGGCCCAAGACGCTCTCCGGCGGCGAGGCCCAACGCGCCTCCCTCGCACGGGCGTTGGTGCGCGAGCCCGATCTGCTGCTGCTCGACGAGCCGTTCGGGGCGCTGGACGCGCTCACCCGCATCAAGGCCCAGCGTCTGGTGGGCGAGTTGTGGCAGCGCCGTGGCTGCGCGGTGCTGCTCGTCACGCACGACGTCGAGGAGGCGGTCCTGCTCGCCGACCGCGTCCTCGTGATGGACGACGGTGTCATCGCGCACGAGCAGGAGATCGACCTCGACCGGCCCCGTGACATCACCGACCCCCGGTTCGCGGAACTGCGCGCCGGGCTGCTGGAACGGCTCGGCGTCGACACCGCCGCCGAAGCCGCCTGA
- a CDS encoding MarR family winged helix-turn-helix transcriptional regulator, giving the protein MTTPDSDGQLADQLLRFTRRVHRIQKRHIEQSGLGVTPAQSRLLRTLAHYEAPPRMADLAERLEVVPRAVTSLVDGLEASGKVRRVPDPSNRRVIRIELTDDGRKALGELHGARRAAADEILAPLTHVERAVLGTLLDTLVDKTHHG; this is encoded by the coding sequence ATGACCACCCCCGATTCCGACGGTCAGCTGGCCGACCAACTGCTGCGGTTCACCCGGCGTGTGCACCGCATCCAGAAGCGGCACATCGAGCAGTCCGGCCTGGGCGTCACCCCGGCCCAGTCCCGGCTGCTGCGCACCCTCGCGCACTACGAGGCGCCGCCCCGCATGGCCGACCTCGCCGAGCGGCTGGAGGTGGTGCCGCGGGCCGTCACCTCGCTGGTCGACGGGCTGGAGGCGAGCGGGAAGGTGCGGCGGGTGCCCGATCCCAGCAATCGGCGGGTGATCCGCATCGAGTTGACGGACGACGGGCGCAAGGCGCTGGGCGAGTTGCACGGGGCGCGGAGAGCGGCGGCCGACGAGATTCTGGCGCCCTTGACCCATGTGGAGCGTGCCGTGCTCGGGACCCTGCTGGACACGTTGGTGGACAAGACGCACCACGGTTGA
- a CDS encoding ABC transporter ATP-binding protein, with protein sequence MKPDHEPASIPPAEAEEKPRQVRRILTLFRPYRGRLAVVGLLVGASSLVSVATPFFLKAILDTAIPQGRTGLLSLLALGMILSAVLTSVFGVLQTLISTTVGQRVMHDLRTAVYGRLQRMSLAFFTRTRTGEVQSRIANDIGSMQATVTSTATSLVANFTSVVATIIAMIALDWRLTVVSLLLLPVFVWISRRVGDERRKITTQRQKQMAAMAATVTESLSVSGILLGRTMGRSDSLTKSFGEESEELVDLEVRSSMAGRWRMSVITIVMAAMPAVIYWAAGMALQFGGPAVSIGTIVAFVSLQQGLFRPAVSLLGTGVQIQASLALFQRIFEYLDLPIDITEREDPVHLDRVRGEVRFEEVEFRYDDKSGPILDSIDVTVPAGGSLAIVGPTGAGKSTLGYLVPRLYDVTGGRVTLDGIDVRDLDFDTLARAVGVVSQETYLFHASIAENLRFAKPDATDEELEQAAKAAQIHDHIAALPDGYDTVVGERGHRFSGGEKQRLAIARTILRDPPVLILDEATSALDTRTEHAVQEAIDALSADRTTLTIAHRLSTIRGADQIVVLDAGRAVERGTHEELLGREGRYAALVRRDAQLEPTS encoded by the coding sequence ATGAAACCCGACCACGAACCCGCGTCGATCCCGCCCGCCGAGGCCGAGGAGAAGCCCCGGCAGGTGCGGCGCATCCTGACCCTCTTCCGTCCGTATCGGGGACGTCTCGCCGTAGTCGGCCTCCTGGTCGGCGCCTCGTCCCTCGTCTCCGTCGCCACTCCCTTCTTCCTGAAGGCGATCCTCGACACCGCGATCCCGCAGGGCCGCACCGGCCTGCTCAGCCTGCTCGCGCTCGGCATGATCCTCAGTGCCGTCCTCACCAGCGTCTTCGGCGTCCTGCAGACCCTGATCTCCACGACGGTCGGCCAGCGCGTGATGCACGACCTGCGCACCGCCGTCTACGGCCGGCTGCAACGCATGTCGCTCGCCTTCTTCACGCGCACCCGCACCGGCGAGGTCCAGTCCCGCATCGCCAACGACATCGGCAGCATGCAGGCCACCGTCACCTCCACCGCCACCTCACTGGTCGCCAACTTCACCAGCGTGGTCGCCACGATCATCGCGATGATCGCCCTCGACTGGCGGCTCACCGTCGTCTCGCTGCTCCTGCTGCCGGTGTTCGTGTGGATCAGCCGCCGCGTCGGCGACGAACGCAGAAAGATCACCACCCAGCGCCAGAAGCAGATGGCCGCGATGGCCGCCACGGTCACCGAGTCGCTCTCGGTCAGCGGCATCCTGCTCGGCCGCACGATGGGTCGCTCGGACTCGCTGACGAAGTCATTCGGGGAGGAGTCCGAGGAACTGGTCGACCTCGAAGTGCGGTCGAGCATGGCCGGGCGCTGGCGGATGTCCGTCATCACGATCGTCATGGCCGCGATGCCCGCCGTCATCTACTGGGCCGCGGGCATGGCCCTCCAGTTCGGCGGACCCGCGGTCTCGATCGGCACGATCGTCGCCTTCGTCTCGCTCCAGCAAGGCCTGTTCCGCCCGGCCGTGAGCCTCCTCGGCACCGGCGTCCAGATCCAGGCCTCGCTCGCCCTGTTCCAGCGGATCTTCGAGTATCTCGACCTGCCCATAGACATCACCGAGCGCGAGGACCCTGTCCACCTGGACCGCGTGCGGGGCGAGGTCCGCTTCGAGGAGGTCGAGTTCCGGTACGACGACAAGAGCGGGCCGATCCTCGACAGCATCGACGTCACCGTCCCGGCCGGCGGCAGCCTCGCCATCGTCGGCCCGACCGGCGCGGGCAAGTCCACGCTCGGCTATCTGGTGCCGCGGCTGTACGACGTCACGGGCGGCCGGGTCACCCTCGACGGCATCGACGTCCGCGACCTCGACTTCGACACCCTCGCCCGCGCGGTCGGCGTCGTCTCCCAAGAGACGTACCTCTTCCACGCCTCGATCGCCGAGAACCTGCGCTTCGCGAAGCCGGACGCCACCGACGAGGAACTCGAGCAGGCGGCGAAGGCGGCCCAGATCCACGACCACATCGCCGCGCTTCCCGATGGATACGACACCGTCGTCGGCGAACGAGGGCACCGCTTCTCCGGCGGCGAGAAGCAGCGCCTGGCCATCGCTCGCACCATCCTGCGCGACCCGCCCGTGCTCATCCTCGACGAGGCGACCAGCGCCCTGGACACCCGCACCGAACACGCCGTCCAGGAAGCGATCGACGCGCTGTCGGCCGACCGCACCACGCTCACCATCGCGCACCGCCTGTCCACCATTCGGGGTGCCGACCAGATCGTGGTCCTGGACGCCGGGCGCGCGGTCGAACGCGGTACGCACGAGGAGCTGTTGGGTCGTGAGGGCCGGTACGCGGCGCTGGTCCGCAGAGACGCCCAACTGGAGCCGACAAGCTGA
- a CDS encoding ABC transporter permease translates to MSISHARPGPHEPDISPMGKKGSPASAPSPDLVPLVPASSHRTRVPRWLRRTTGPLLLLGLWQLLSVTGVLTADVLASPGRIAQVGSDLIADGSLPSAMGTSLQRVAFGLLLGTVVGTGLALVSGLFRVGEDLVDAPVQMLRTVPFVGLIPLFIIWFGIGEAPKVAIITLGVTFPLYLNVYAGIRGVDAQLIEAGESLGLSRWGLVRHVVLPGALPGAMTGLRYSLGIAWLALVFAEQVNADSGIGFLMVQARDFLRTDVIVVCLVVYAFLGLLADFVVRSLERLLLQWRPTFTGR, encoded by the coding sequence ATGAGCATCAGCCATGCCCGGCCCGGCCCGCACGAACCCGATATTTCGCCTATGGGCAAGAAAGGCAGTCCCGCTTCGGCCCCCTCCCCCGACCTCGTCCCCCTCGTCCCCGCCTCCTCCCACCGCACCCGCGTCCCCCGCTGGCTGCGCCGCACCACCGGCCCACTCCTGCTGCTGGGGCTCTGGCAACTGCTCAGCGTCACCGGCGTGTTGACCGCCGATGTACTCGCCTCACCTGGCCGTATCGCGCAGGTCGGGAGTGATCTGATCGCCGACGGTTCGTTGCCGTCCGCCATGGGGACCTCGCTGCAGCGGGTCGCGTTCGGGCTGCTGCTGGGCACGGTCGTCGGCACCGGACTGGCCTTGGTGTCCGGGCTGTTCCGGGTCGGGGAGGATCTCGTCGACGCCCCGGTGCAGATGCTGCGGACGGTGCCCTTCGTGGGGCTCATCCCGCTGTTCATCATCTGGTTCGGTATCGGCGAGGCTCCCAAGGTCGCCATCATCACGCTCGGTGTGACCTTCCCGCTGTACCTCAACGTCTACGCCGGGATCCGGGGCGTGGACGCCCAGTTGATCGAGGCCGGGGAGTCCCTGGGGCTGTCGCGGTGGGGGCTGGTGCGGCATGTCGTGCTGCCGGGTGCGCTGCCCGGCGCGATGACCGGGCTGCGCTACTCGCTCGGCATCGCCTGGCTCGCGCTCGTCTTCGCCGAGCAGGTCAACGCGGATTCCGGCATCGGGTTCCTCATGGTGCAGGCGCGGGACTTCCTGCGGACCGACGTGATCGTGGTCTGCCTGGTCGTCTATGCCTTCCTCGGCCTGTTGGCCGACTTCGTCGTCCGCTCCCTCGAAAGGCTGCTGCTGCAATGGCGACCGACGTTCACCGGCCGGTGA
- a CDS encoding peptide-N4-asparagine amidase produces the protein MKRRIIMSMLAGATLLASTFLTAAPARSADAPPEFSTTDWHDPITAAPPVPKPSGASCQVTLAEAQFRDFTPYTGTYTPPDGCGDRWSKVVLRMDGKVKGRQFDRLGYLHLGGVEIFRTSTPQPSPDGIEWSVEKDVTRYSDTFRSAQDVEMLIGNVVDDTYTGIIDVKVTLTFYAGKPAATPDQVLTLAADSTLTTPRNSERVVAEVYATGSGGGCEEYWYLTVPDSAPYSCQADGGPYREVQVKVDGQLAGIAAPFPTVWTGGWSNPFLWYVVPGPRAFDIKPIEYDLTPFAGLLNDGRPHRVEVSVVGVPEGQTGWSTPVNVLVWQDTKSAHVSGKLTVHREGELTDSSTHTPGSEHRVDTEGAHRLTVAGYVDTSHGRVTTTVSRSLANSSVHRWTEGESVDGLDARWTDDESVTVDGRGPARTTRTERTYTMDGTTTIGAGDRLRTVLSLGDRASVVTSQGGRRLAWSRLDDTYAGEATYTINVPRDQRHAVGTTSERYRLYGSGGCYDRALTTVQGVLTKDRNAC, from the coding sequence ATGAAGAGACGGATCATCATGTCCATGCTCGCAGGAGCCACCCTCCTCGCGAGCACCTTCCTCACGGCGGCCCCGGCCCGATCCGCCGACGCCCCGCCCGAGTTCAGCACCACCGACTGGCACGACCCCATCACCGCCGCCCCACCCGTCCCCAAGCCCTCCGGCGCATCCTGCCAAGTCACCCTCGCCGAGGCACAGTTCCGCGACTTCACGCCGTACACCGGCACCTACACACCACCGGACGGCTGCGGCGACCGCTGGAGCAAGGTGGTCCTGCGCATGGACGGCAAGGTCAAGGGGCGACAGTTCGACAGGCTCGGGTATCTGCACCTCGGCGGTGTCGAGATCTTCCGTACGTCGACACCGCAGCCGTCGCCCGACGGCATCGAGTGGTCCGTGGAGAAGGACGTCACGCGCTACAGCGACACCTTCCGCAGCGCCCAGGACGTCGAGATGCTCATCGGGAACGTGGTGGACGATACGTACACCGGGATCATCGACGTCAAGGTCACGCTCACGTTCTATGCGGGCAAGCCCGCTGCGACGCCGGACCAAGTCCTCACCCTCGCCGCCGACTCGACGCTCACCACCCCGCGCAACAGCGAACGCGTCGTCGCCGAGGTGTACGCCACCGGCTCCGGCGGCGGCTGCGAGGAGTACTGGTATCTGACGGTGCCCGACTCGGCGCCGTATTCTTGCCAGGCCGACGGCGGCCCCTACCGCGAGGTGCAGGTGAAGGTCGACGGCCAACTGGCCGGAATCGCCGCGCCGTTCCCGACGGTGTGGACCGGCGGCTGGTCGAACCCCTTCCTCTGGTACGTCGTTCCGGGCCCGCGCGCCTTCGACATCAAGCCGATCGAATACGACCTGACACCCTTCGCGGGCCTCCTCAACGACGGCCGCCCGCACCGCGTCGAGGTCTCCGTCGTCGGTGTCCCCGAGGGGCAGACCGGCTGGAGCACTCCCGTGAACGTCCTCGTCTGGCAGGACACGAAGAGCGCACACGTCAGCGGAAAGCTGACCGTTCACAGGGAAGGCGAGCTCACCGACTCCTCGACACATACGCCCGGTTCGGAACACCGAGTGGACACCGAGGGCGCACATCGGCTCACCGTCGCCGGATACGTCGACACCTCGCACGGCCGGGTGACGACCACTGTCAGCCGGTCGCTGGCGAACAGCTCCGTGCACCGCTGGACGGAGGGCGAGAGCGTCGACGGTCTCGACGCCCGCTGGACGGACGACGAGTCGGTCACCGTCGATGGACGCGGTCCGGCCCGGACGACGCGCACGGAGCGGACGTACACGATGGACGGCACGACCACGATCGGCGCGGGCGACCGGCTGCGGACGGTGCTCTCACTCGGTGACCGTGCCTCGGTCGTCACCTCCCAGGGGGGTCGGCGCCTCGCATGGTCGCGGCTCGACGACACCTACGCGGGTGAGGCCACGTACACGATCAACGTGCCGCGCGATCAGCGGCACGCGGTCGGCACGACGAGTGAGCGGTACCGGCTGTACGGGTCGGGCGGGTGCTACGACCGGGCGCTGACGACGGTTCAGGGCGTGCTGACGAAGGACCGTAACGCCTGTTGA
- a CDS encoding ABC transporter substrate-binding protein, which translates to MRRRLVPAALLLPLALLLTACGGSSSASTGSDTDGKGSLTLNVGDQKGGSEAILRAAGELKDLNYKIKWSTFTSGPPLLEAVNAKAVDIGGVGNTPPVFAAGAGSKIKVVAAWHGTSQGDAVLVPNGSKLKRTGDLKGRSVAVAQGSSAHYQLVASLKAARLTLGDVQVKYLQPADALAAFTSGKVDAWAVWDPYTSQVLQAKQGTVLTTGEGVTNGLTFQVAAPSALQDSTKTAAIEDYLGRLRRAYDWVYDHPEAWAKVWAEETGLPYEVALASVKRTNASRVAVAVDKPLIASEQEIADTFADLKLLPHRVDFAEFTDARFNANLPPSTAKPRVYKDS; encoded by the coding sequence ATGCGACGACGCCTCGTCCCCGCCGCGCTGCTCCTCCCCCTCGCCCTGCTGCTCACGGCCTGCGGCGGGAGTTCGTCCGCCAGCACGGGGTCCGACACCGACGGCAAGGGCTCGCTCACCCTCAACGTCGGTGATCAGAAAGGCGGTTCCGAAGCGATCCTGCGCGCCGCCGGAGAGCTCAAGGACCTCAACTACAAGATCAAGTGGTCCACGTTCACCTCCGGCCCGCCGCTCCTCGAAGCCGTCAACGCCAAGGCCGTCGACATCGGCGGCGTCGGCAACACCCCGCCGGTCTTCGCAGCCGGGGCCGGCTCCAAGATCAAGGTGGTGGCCGCCTGGCACGGCACGTCCCAGGGCGACGCCGTCCTCGTGCCGAACGGGTCCAAGCTGAAGCGCACCGGGGACCTGAAGGGCAGGTCCGTCGCCGTCGCGCAGGGGTCCTCCGCGCACTACCAGCTGGTCGCCTCCCTCAAGGCGGCCAGGCTGACCCTCGGCGACGTGCAGGTCAAGTACCTCCAGCCGGCCGACGCGCTCGCCGCCTTCACGTCCGGCAAGGTCGACGCATGGGCGGTCTGGGACCCGTACACCTCGCAGGTGCTCCAAGCCAAGCAGGGGACCGTTCTCACGACCGGCGAAGGCGTGACGAACGGTCTCACGTTCCAGGTGGCGGCGCCCTCCGCGCTTCAGGACAGCACGAAGACGGCAGCCATCGAGGACTACCTCGGCCGACTCCGCCGGGCCTACGACTGGGTGTACGACCACCCGGAGGCATGGGCGAAGGTGTGGGCCGAGGAGACCGGGCTGCCGTACGAGGTGGCACTGGCCTCGGTGAAGCGGACCAACGCCTCCCGGGTCGCGGTCGCCGTGGACAAGCCGCTCATCGCCTCGGAGCAGGAGATCGCCGACACGTTCGCCGATCTGAAGCTGCTCCCGCACCGGGTCGACTTCGCGGAGTTCACCGACGCCCGCTTCAACGCCAACCTGCCGCCCTCCACCGCCAAGCCCCGCGTCTACAAGGACTCCTGA
- a CDS encoding secondary thiamine-phosphate synthase enzyme YjbQ, whose translation MSDAFTTRVLNVTSGSTERVVDLTHDCETFLRETAADRDGLLNVFVPHATAGIAIIETGAGSDDDLLAALHTLLPADDRWQHRHGSPGHGRDHVLPALVPPHATLPVLSGRLELGTWQSVCLVDTNRDNSNRQVRLSFLG comes from the coding sequence ATGTCAGATGCCTTCACCACTCGCGTGCTGAACGTGACCTCCGGTTCCACGGAGCGGGTCGTCGACCTCACCCATGACTGCGAGACCTTCCTGCGGGAGACGGCCGCCGACCGCGACGGCCTGCTGAACGTCTTCGTCCCCCACGCCACCGCCGGCATCGCGATCATCGAGACGGGCGCGGGCAGCGACGACGACCTCCTCGCCGCCCTGCACACCCTCCTGCCCGCCGACGACCGCTGGCAACACCGCCACGGCAGCCCCGGCCACGGCCGCGACCACGTCCTCCCGGCACTCGTACCACCCCACGCGACGCTGCCGGTGCTGAGCGGGCGGCTGGAGTTGGGGACGTGGCAGTCGGTGTGCCTGGTGGACACGAATCGGGACAACTCGAACAGGCAGGTTCGGTTGTCGTTCCTCGGCTGA
- a CDS encoding cation:dicarboxylate symporter family transporter, translating to MPPPVPSLPRRVARILRTSLFAQVACALVLGILVGKLWPDFAADLQPLGDGFTRLIKTIISPLVFCVVVVGIAKAGDLKAFGRIGLKALIWFEVASTLALLIGLLAANVVQPGSGMNVDPSTLDTSAVDAKTGGGSLPSTTEFIVNAIPTSFIGAFAENALLQVLILACLVGAALLHLGHTKVPKVLPAIEQAQEIIFAVVSFIMRLAPIAVFGAMAVLIGQYGLGVIETYAKLIVLCYAAAAFFIALLAVALKMVTGLSLWKFLRYIREEMLLALGTASTESVMPRVMQKLRKAGARDDAVGLVLPTGYSFNLDGASLYLSIGTLFIAQAVGVDLSLSQQITVILVLMLTSKGMAGIPGSAFLALSATASSLGAIPAGAVALLLGVDRIMDSMRVVTNLLGNCVAVFAVSRWEGALDMERAKKVLSGEIEPRAEGGDGDESAAADEAPESDAPAPVAVPAQLTKEPAPEVS from the coding sequence GTGCCGCCGCCCGTACCGTCCCTGCCGCGACGCGTCGCACGCATACTGCGTACCTCCCTCTTCGCGCAGGTCGCCTGCGCGCTCGTGCTCGGCATCCTCGTCGGCAAGCTGTGGCCCGACTTCGCCGCGGATCTCCAGCCGCTCGGCGACGGTTTCACCCGGCTCATCAAGACGATCATCTCGCCGCTGGTGTTCTGCGTGGTCGTGGTCGGCATCGCCAAGGCCGGTGACCTGAAGGCGTTCGGCCGGATCGGGCTGAAGGCCCTGATCTGGTTCGAGGTCGCGAGCACGCTCGCCCTGCTCATCGGGCTTCTCGCCGCCAACGTCGTGCAGCCCGGCTCGGGGATGAACGTCGACCCGTCCACGCTCGACACCTCGGCGGTCGACGCGAAGACGGGCGGCGGGTCACTGCCGTCGACGACCGAGTTCATCGTCAACGCGATTCCCACCAGTTTCATCGGCGCCTTCGCCGAGAACGCGCTCCTCCAGGTGCTGATCCTGGCCTGCCTGGTGGGCGCCGCGCTGCTCCACCTCGGCCACACCAAGGTGCCGAAGGTCCTGCCCGCCATCGAGCAGGCCCAAGAGATCATCTTCGCGGTCGTGAGCTTCATCATGCGCCTCGCCCCGATCGCGGTGTTCGGCGCGATGGCCGTTCTGATCGGCCAGTACGGACTCGGCGTCATCGAGACCTACGCCAAGCTGATCGTCCTGTGCTACGCGGCTGCGGCGTTCTTCATCGCGCTCCTCGCCGTCGCGCTCAAGATGGTCACCGGACTCAGTCTCTGGAAGTTCCTGCGCTACATCCGCGAGGAGATGCTCCTCGCGCTCGGCACCGCCTCCACCGAGTCCGTCATGCCGCGCGTGATGCAGAAGCTGCGCAAGGCCGGTGCCCGCGACGACGCCGTGGGCCTGGTGCTGCCCACCGGCTACTCCTTCAACCTGGACGGAGCCTCGCTCTACCTGTCCATCGGCACGCTGTTCATCGCCCAGGCCGTGGGCGTGGACCTCAGCCTGAGCCAGCAGATCACCGTGATCCTGGTGCTGATGCTCACCAGCAAGGGCATGGCCGGCATCCCCGGTTCCGCTTTCCTCGCCCTGTCCGCGACCGCTTCCTCGCTGGGCGCCATCCCCGCCGGGGCCGTCGCCCTGCTCCTCGGCGTGGACCGCATCATGGACTCGATGCGCGTCGTCACGAACCTGCTCGGCAACTGCGTCGCCGTGTTCGCCGTGTCCCGGTGGGAAGGCGCGCTGGACATGGAGCGGGCGAAGAAGGTGCTGAGCGGAGAGATCGAGCCCAGGGCCGAGGGCGGCGACGGCGACGAGTCCGCCGCTGCCGACGAGGCTCCGGAATCGGATGCCCCGGCCCCCGTCGCCGTACCCGCCCAGTTGACCAAGGAGCCCGCCCCCGAGGTCAGTTGA
- the mltG gene encoding endolytic transglycosylase MltG gives MHFNTPPRSTMRLTRRGRIALIATGAVLAGTAVAVPLLTLGGEEETKPVSLVIPEGWRAGQVYDAVDKALELPPGTTKKSLGKANLKLPADAEGNPEGYLFPATYPIDEKATPEALLSSMVDTAHQRFNGVPIAAGAQRNAMNVYQAVTIASIVEAEASTKAEMGKVARVIHNRLERGMPLQMDSTINYALNRSTVRTTLDDLRIESPYNSYQRMGLPPTPIANPGEQALRAAVTPTPGDWLYFVTVKRGDTRFTADYAEHQRNVAEFNSLQKRPQAKT, from the coding sequence ATGCACTTCAACACTCCGCCACGAAGCACCATGCGACTGACGCGTCGGGGCCGTATCGCCCTCATCGCGACCGGGGCCGTCCTGGCCGGCACCGCCGTGGCGGTGCCGCTGCTCACTCTGGGCGGCGAGGAAGAGACCAAGCCGGTGTCCCTGGTGATCCCGGAGGGCTGGCGCGCGGGCCAGGTCTACGACGCCGTCGACAAGGCCCTCGAGCTGCCGCCGGGCACCACGAAGAAGTCCTTGGGCAAGGCAAACCTGAAGCTGCCTGCCGACGCCGAGGGCAACCCGGAGGGCTATCTCTTCCCGGCGACGTATCCGATCGACGAGAAGGCGACGCCGGAGGCGCTGCTGTCGTCGATGGTCGACACGGCCCATCAGCGGTTCAACGGCGTCCCGATCGCCGCAGGCGCGCAGCGCAACGCGATGAACGTCTATCAGGCGGTCACCATCGCGAGCATCGTGGAGGCCGAGGCCTCCACCAAGGCCGAGATGGGCAAGGTGGCCCGGGTCATCCACAACCGGCTCGAACGCGGTATGCCGCTCCAGATGGACTCCACCATCAACTACGCCCTGAACCGCTCCACCGTGCGGACGACCCTCGACGACCTGCGAATCGAGAGCCCCTACAACTCGTACCAGCGCATGGGGCTGCCGCCCACGCCCATCGCCAACCCCGGCGAGCAGGCCCTGCGCGCCGCGGTCACTCCGACGCCGGGTGACTGGCTGTACTTCGTCACGGTCAAGCGGGGCGACACCCGCTTCACGGCCGACTACGCCGAGCACCAGCGCAACGTGGCGGAGTTCAACTCCCTCCAGAAGCGCCCGCAGGCGAAGACGTGA